The Endozoicomonas montiporae CL-33 genome contains a region encoding:
- the hflD gene encoding high frequency lysogenization protein HflD, with protein MSHQPGCRPAERNRELLVQYTAKEQAAALAGIFQAAALVEQLARTGQLTDEDITPSIHSVFVTNPDSVEDIFQGYDSLALGRKTLKSVLERQSDAIQGDTVRYALTLIHLERKLSRNGNMLQEISQRLSRAGEQVSHFGLLHENVIAGLAGIYLDTISTFKTRVQVSGDMRHLQIKSNAEKIRAILLAGIRSAILWRQTGGSRWQLLLSRKKLLEGLKQL; from the coding sequence CCAGGCTGCAGACCCGCTGAACGGAACAGAGAATTACTGGTGCAATACACAGCAAAGGAACAGGCCGCTGCGCTGGCCGGCATTTTTCAGGCAGCCGCGTTAGTTGAACAACTGGCAAGAACCGGCCAGCTGACGGATGAAGACATAACACCTTCCATCCACAGCGTATTCGTGACTAATCCGGATTCTGTCGAGGATATCTTTCAGGGCTATGACTCGCTGGCTCTCGGGCGCAAAACCCTGAAAAGCGTACTGGAACGTCAGAGCGATGCCATTCAGGGCGACACCGTTCGTTACGCTCTCACCCTGATTCATCTTGAGCGAAAGCTCAGTCGGAATGGCAATATGTTGCAGGAAATCAGTCAACGCCTGTCCCGTGCCGGAGAACAGGTGTCACATTTTGGCCTGCTGCACGAAAATGTCATTGCCGGCCTGGCCGGGATCTATCTCGATACCATCAGCACCTTCAAAACCCGGGTTCAGGTGTCGGGTGATATGCGCCATCTGCAAATCAAAAGCAATGCCGAAAAAATCCGGGCCATCCTGCTGGCGGGCATCCGTTCTGCCATTCTGTGGCGTCAGACCGGCGGCAGCCGCTGGCAACTGCTACTGAGCCG